In Shewanella sp. GD04112, the sequence TGGAGTACATTATGATTAAAGAGACTATTTTAAAAATAACATCGAAACTTCAGCAGGTTAGCACCAAAAGCATTCAAGGTACAAACTAAAATTACCAAATTGGTAGAGAAACCTCACATACCGAGAAGTTAACGAAATGGGATGAAAGGCTCGGAGCATTCATTTGTTCTTTCTAACAAAAGATTTATACAGTAAGGTGTAACAAGAGTTTGTTTCCTTTGACCAAAAACCAGCGTAAATCAGCTTCTTAGAAAACGTAGAGAGGGTTCAACTCCCTCGATACGTTTCATGTATTCAAGATTGGTTTTGAAATCAACAGACCACACTGATGTCCGAAAGGCGCGTCATGGTGGTTAGCGAGACGACCGTCCGCCCCATGGACGGGGCGGTCGAGCATCCACGGATGGACTAGCTGCGAGTCGGTGAGCGAATGCCATGACAAGCCTATATGCTGAGCATGTATGCTGACACTAACCCGATGCTCACAAGCTAAATCTGCATTGTCTAATACTCTGATATTAAACAGCTTTAATTAAAATTCCCCAACACATTTTACCCAATAAAAAAGCCAGCAAACTTTAAACTTGCTGGCTTTTTGCCTAACTAATTCACTCGCTTTATTTCACCGCGAGAACAGTGAATCAAAGCGACTCAACTAAGACTTTTTCGGAAACACCGGATAAGAGGCGGTGCCAAGCACTTTGCCATCGACTTCGACACCGTAGTAGTCATTGTCGTTATGGTATTTCTCCTGCGCTTGTTTCACATCGCCCTTATTGCGGGGGTCCTGTGGCCGTTCATGGGAGTTAATGTAAGCCGCAACGTCCCAAGCCTGTTGATTAGTCAGCTGCATACTCTTAGCGAAGGGCATGTTTTCATAAATGAAGAATGCGGCCGTATTGACCCTGTGCATACCTGCGCCCCAGTTGTAGCTCTTAGGACCCCATAATGGCGGCAGAGAGTAAACACCCGCAATCGCTTGGCCTTGACCATCGGCGCCATGGCACGCTTGGCAGTGAGCGGTATACACGGCTTTACCGCGCTCGGGTGAGAACGCGAGCTCAGGTTTTGGGATCTCAGGATAACCACGGCCAGGCAGATTTGCGCGTTGATCCACTGTCATGGCTTTGGCTAGCGTGTCAGGCAGCTGGAAATCCTCACGTTTGGCGCCTTTTACCAATTCGGCATCGCTGAGTTCTGGCACTGGGCCATCAAGGTTAGCCGCATCCATTAAACCACTCATCCCTAACCAGTAGGCATAAGCAGATAGCGCGACCAGCTCGGGGCTGCCCGCAGCGGGAGCTTTACCGTTCATCGAATAGTTAAAACAGCCTTGTACCCTTTCTTCAAAGGTATTTACTTTATCGTCTTTTTTACGGTACGCGGGATACGCAAAATAGGCGCCCCAAAGCGGTGACGCATTCGCCTTACGGCCCGCATCCATATGGCAGTTGGCACAGTTAAGCTCGTTACCCACATACTTATCTCTCAGCTGCTGGGTATTCACAAATAACTGATAACCCGCGCGTACTTTATCGCCGAAGGCCCCTTCGGGAATCGCACTTAAGGGTCTTGGGGTTAAATAACTTTGATCAGGATTTTTAGGGACTGAGGGCAGTGGCGCTTGTTTATCGGGTAACTCATTCGCAGCCTGCACTTGAGCAGTCAGCACGCCCATTGCGGCCAATAGTAAGATGGCAGAAGATTTCATGGCCGGCTCCTTATTTCAAATTCGCAAAGTAGTTCGCTAAGGCATCCACCTCGGCGGCGGTCAGCTTGTTAGCCACATTGGCCATCATGCCGTCCACATCTCCCTTACGAGTGCCAGCTTGCCACGCCAACAGTTGCGTCTTGATATAACTGGCCTGCTGACCCGCTAAACGTGGGAACAGGCCGCCGCCTAAACCCGAGGGGCCATGGCAAGTCACGCAAGCAGGTAAGCCGCGAGACCAATCACCTTGATAGGCTAAGCGCGCGGTATCGTCGCTAAAGGTCACCTGCTCACCACGGATCACCGGCTTGACCTCAGTCTTAGGTGATTTGGCGGAGAAGTAACTCGCCACTTGCTCGATGCCATCACCTTGCAATGTCATCGCCATCGGCATCATGGTCGCGTTTTGGCGCACACCGGCCTGAAAATGTTGTAATTGGGTGGTGATGTATTCTTTCGAGAGTCCCGCGAGACGAGGGCCGAGGGGTTCTATGCCCTCGCCTTCGGCGCCGTGACAGGTCACGCAGATTTGTCCCGCTGGCGGGACTGCGGTTGGATTGGCTATGGCTACAGAGGTCAAGGCACAGCCGTAGATCAGCGTGATGCCTTTGGCTAATGTTCTAATTTTAATATTCATTTTCTATCCTTGAACATACCTTGAGTAGAACTTAAGCGGCTCTAGTGATAGCCAAGTCCTAAACCTAGGTCGTTATAAAGAGATAATTGAGTGGTGCGTTCACACGTTTAGCCCACACTAAACGAGTTTGTACCTTACTCCTCGAATCTCCACTGAACAAGCATTAAAAAAATCTAATATTAAGTTCTTAATAACCAAATCGAGTCGCTTCAAAGCTATTCAATAACTTATGAAGCAGGTAACAGAGGAATAACGTCGCCACTATCGCCACAAAAATACTGCTCACCCGGTACAGCGCACTAAAAATTAGGTCGTTGCCAGGGGTTAAGTATTGGCCAAACAAAATCCCTAAGGTGGTCATGGCACCAAAGCCAACCCCTGAGCCACTCGCCTCCTTCACATGGGCCTGCGCAAACAACATAAGCCCAACCCACAGCAGCGGCACAATCAGGATCAACAATCCGGACCAATCGTAGAGGAAGAGTTGCACCATCACCCCAAACGACACCCCAAGCAGAGTGCCCAGCGCACGTTTACGGGCATAATCCAGCGCCCCGTTCCAATGCATGGGGAACAGGAGTAACAGCGTGGTCGCCTGTGCCGACATGGAGTCACGCAAATCGAAAATTTGAAACACTAAGAAAGAGAGCGTGGCAATACTGGCACCGAGTAAAGCTTCGTGGCGCATACGGTGCGGCGCCTTAGGACCGGGTTTGTAGGCAGGACGAGGCTCGACATCCGGCCAGAGTGCCGTCATCAGATAAGCAATAACCACAGACAATCCCGTCGCCCAGAAATTACTAAAGATTAAGTCATTGAGATCTGTGCCCGGATAGCTGGCAAAATGCAGCATAATGCTCAAACTCAGCACGCCATTGGCACCAAACAGAAATAGGCTACCGCGGGACATAGCCGCAAAACGATATAAAAACAGTAAAAAGACAATCGGCGTCATCAATCCGGGGTGACTACCGAAGAAACCGCCGAGTAAGCCGACTTCAAGCCCCGCCATGGCCGATGAGGCCAGTAACTGCCGCATCGCATGGCCACTCATCACAGGGACGAGTCCCAGCAATAACATTGGGGTTACCGTAAAAAATACCCCATTACTCCACCCAAAGAGCTTACAGAGGGTAAAGCCAATGGTGCCGCCAGTGGCAATGCGCAAACACTGGCGTAAGTCATTGGTGGTTAAAGGGTTGTGGCGTAACAACATGCGAATGGCCTTGAGATTAATAGATGTAATGGAGCAGGCTAATGACCTTAATCTGCACCTTGGCTAGCAGGCTAAACAGCGTATTGTCAGGCAGTAATTGCACAGTGGCACGCGCACCTGCTGGCAGATTATTCATCGCATCGTCGTCTAACACTAAATGTAGTCTTAAGCGCTGCGCATCGCGCACCCAACGGTCGGACTCCTGCGGCGCAGCTAAGCGGCCATTGGCATCAAACTGCCCCGCACTCACACCGGCGTCGACACTGCTCACTTGAGCGCGATATAAACGGCCTGGCTCACCATCGAAGGCGATTAATGCTGGGTAAGATGCGTTAACGCCACGTAAGGTCTTTTCACGAAAGTCGGCAATAATATCTAATTTATCAGAGACTAAGGCGAGTAGCGGCTGGCCTACTGCGGCAAAACTGCCCACTTCGAGTTGCAGGTTGGTCACCACCCCATCTTGGTCGGCACGAATTTGGGTGTAAGACAGGTTCAGCTCAGCTTGCTCTAAGGCATTTTTCGCTTGGCGCACTCTTAGGTTTTCTTCGCCATAGAGGCCACGGCTGACTTTGAGTTTATCGAGACGAGCATTAGCGGCTAACAGATTCGCCTCGGCGGCGTCCGCATCACTATCGGCCTGATCCCGTTGCTGCTGCGACACACCATGGGTGGCATACAGTGCATCTAAACGTTTGGCTTCGCGACGTTTTAGTTGAGCCGTAGTGGTACTGGCATTCACTTCCGCCTTGGCGGCTAACAACGAAGCATCTAGCTCGGCATTGTCCTGACGCACTTGCTCTAGGGCCAATTTTGCCTGAGACACGGCTAACTCAAAGGGTGCTGGGTCGACTTGAAACAGTAAATCGCCCTTGGCGACCACTTGGTTATTCTTCACATTAATGGTTTGAATCTTGCCGCTGATCTGCGGGGTCACCTTAGTTACCACACGGGTTGCCATGGCCTGTGGGGTCAAGGGCATCATAGCGTCGGCAAACATAAAATAGCCAAACACAGCCACAAAACCGAGCATGGCGATTTTTACGAGGCGGGCAAATTGTTGATCCGGTGTCATCTTATTTCTCACTCAAGAATTTCTGTGCTCTTAGCCAACTTGGCTAAGGCGTTATCACTGATTAGGCTAATGATGCGTTCAAACTCACCAAGCTCGCTGGCGCTGATCCCAGCCAACAACTCTGCGCGCACTTGAATAATCCGCGCTTCGACTTGCTTTAATACATCCTTTCCCGCGGGCGTTAGCGATACGATTCGCGCGCGCTTATCTTTAGTGCAGCAATGACGCTCGACTAAACCTTGTTCCTCAAGCTGCCCTAACGTGCGCATCAAAGAAGCCAATTCAATTTCCAGCGCATCCGCCAACACCTTCTGGCTCACGTTGTCGCCCAGACGCAATAACTTCCACAATGCCGTCCAACGAGGATGAGTTAACCCGAGTGGTGCTAATTCCACATCCGCCACAGTGCGCCATAGTCGGTGCAAGCGGCCTAAATGTTCCGCTAGGGATAACTCCTTTAATCGCTCTAATTCTTTCTGCATCATGCTTACTCATTTACTTAGCCTGCTAAGCATTATACTTAGTTAGCAGGCTAAGTAAATATTCGCCACGAAAAAAAGATCTGTGCACGCTGCCACGAAATCCGCAAAACGGTATGAAACGGCGGTAGTAATATCGCTTGGGGAGGGGGGAATAGACGCAGAAGATGGTGACATCAATCTCATTAACCTATGAGATTAAAAACAATTTTTCCGAGTGCAACTTCAGTGCAAACCGCGCGGGCGGGGATGAACTCGCGCAGCTTTCAATGCGCTTAACGACTCTGCTCTCCCAATTTAAGATTTAGGAATTAGTCACTAGCCAAAAACAAAACGCCGCTAAATAGCGGCGTTTTTTTATGGATGTTTACTGCGTTATACCGCCTTTGGGCGAACCCCTAAGGTATGGCAAATCGCATAGGTCAGCTCGGCGCGGTTAAGGGTGTAGAAGTGGAAATCTTTAACACCTTCACGGGATAGCACTTTGACCATATCGATCGCCACGTTAGCCCCCACCAGCTGACGCGTGCCCGCATCATTCTCTAGGCCATCAAATTGCTTATGCAACCAGCTCGGCAGACTTACATTGGTCATGCCCGCGAAGCGTTTTAACTGGGTAAAGTTAGTCACGGGTAAAATGCCGGGGACGATTTCGACATCAATTCCCGCCGCAACGCAGCGGTCGCGAAAACGCAGGTAAGATTCAACATCGAAGAAAAACTGGGTAATAGCACGGCTCGCACCGGCATCGATTTTACGCTTGAGGTTAATCAAATCGGCCTGAGCATTAGCCGCATCTGGATGCACTTCTGGGTAAGCGGCAACCGAAATATCAAAGTCGGCCACTGAGCGCAGTAAGCGCACTAAATCCGCCGCAAAGCGAGTCGGTTTCGGGCTGCCCGCAGGCAAGTCGCCACGCAGTGCCACTATGTCGCGGATCCCCGATTTCCAGTAATGCTTCGCCAGATCTAACAATTCTTCGTCGCTGGCATCCACTAAGGTTAAATGCGGCGCGGCAACCAGATTGGTTTCTTTTTGAATACGTTCAATCACACCATGGGTGCGGTCACGCACGCCCGAGTTGGCACCATAGGTCACTGAAACAAACTTAGGATTCAGCGGCTCTAAACGGCGGATAGAGTTCCACAGGATCTGTTCCATTTCGGGGGTTGATGGCGGGAAAAACTCAAAAGAAACATTAATATCGCCATTAAGTTCAGACAAACTTTGGTTTAGCGAATGTGAATGTTGTGCGTGATGAAAAGCCATGTGTATTTCCTCAACCGCCCAAGTGCGACGCTCCATCGCGCTGGTACGACTTATAAATGCAGTAATTTAATCCATATGGACGTTTGGACGTCTATATGTCCATATACTAGAGAAACTGGCCGTTAAGTCAAGCCAAAAAATCCCCCTTTTTGGCATTTTCTTATCCCTCGTTGACCACCTTGATTTTAGTCCTGATCCTCGCCAATAAAAAAAGGACTCGAATGAGTCCTTTACGTCTATGAATATTGGCCGAATCAACTTGAAGATATGGAGGCTAACTTCTTCAAGTGTCTAGGTTTATGACTACTCTTGCAGCAGATCACGACAGATCTGCGTCAGATCCGATTGCACCGCTGCGGCAGTCACTTCACGCCCCGCACCCGGTCCACGGATAATCAGCGGATTACCTTGGTAGAAAGCAGAGCGGATCACAAACACATTGTCCCCAGGCGTGAGGTTAGCGTAGGGATGATTCGCATCAATCCACTGTAATCCCACCTCGGCTTTCAGGGCCGCGCCGCTATTGTCCAAGGAGGCGACATATCTCAGCACCTTGTTTTGCTCTGCGGCCGCACCGTATTGTTGCTGCAATTCATCATCCAGCTCAGCGATACGGGCAAGGAATTGCTCCAGTGGAATATCCGCTAAATGGGCTGGCACTAGGGAGCGCAGTTCAATATCCTCAAGCTCGATTTCCAGACCGATTTCACGGGCCAAAATCAGTAGCTTGCGCTGCATGTCGCGCCCAGAGAGATCGTCGCGGGGATCGGGTTCGGTAATCCCTAGGCCACGCGCTTCAACCACTAATTCCGAGAAGGGTTTGCTGGTATCGTATTTCTCGAATAACCAACACAGGGTACCAGAGAAAATCCCGCCGACGGCCTCAACCGTATCTCCACTGTTACGCAAATCGTTTAAGGCGTGCTGAATAGGTAAGCCCGCACCGCAGCTGGCGTTATAGCGCCAGAATAGACGGCGATAACCGAGTTGCTCCTTCAGCTCGCGGTAGAACGGCAGCGGGCCAGAACCCGCAAGCTTGTTCGCGCTGACCATATGGATGCCGCGCTCGAAAAACTCTGGGTATTGTAGGGTCAAACTGGCGCTGGCACTGATATCTAATGCAATCAGTTCATCGCAGTTAAGTTGTTCTAATTGTTCGAATAAGTGCTCATATTGCCAAGGTGTTGCCTCGGCATCGAATTCCTGCTGCCAGTTTTCCAAATCCACAGCCGTAGACTTGATCAGGGCTTTGCTGGAACTTACCAAACCGACGAGTTCGACACGCGCTTCAAGCTCTTGATTTAATGAGGGAGAAACTGACTTAAACAGCTTCACCCACGCCTCGCCAATATTGCCAACACCCAGCAGCAATACGCCAATGCGTTTACGCGGACCGGCGCAGCGGCGATGCACTTTTTGCGTCAGCAGATTAACCTGCGACTGTGGCACTAAGGTCACCAAACTTAAGTCACCACTGAACAAGGGCTTAGCGTCGCGGCTCAGTAAACGGGCAAAGCTGCGGCGATAATGCTCGGCATCGGCACTCACAAGCGCCACTAAACCGAGTTCAGTATTAATTTGCAGATCTTTAATGCCGAGGGCTTCGGCCTGCGCATCCAATAACTTTTGTACTTGTTTTTGGTTTTCAGCGGTATAGGCAAGCTCGAGTCGTTGATGCGCCGATAACCAATGGGCCAGTGGCGTTAATCCTGCTTCGACTAATTGCTCAAGCAGACTAGCCACATCGCCCGCGATCTTAAAACCAAACAACACCACGGCGTTTAGATTAGTCACCACGGGCGCACTCGCCGAGGAGCTGTGGGGAGCAATCAGGGTAAAATCGGTATGGGAGGCGTAGCTTGAACGTACGGCTAGGCTCACCTCAGTGTTAAACAGCGGCTGCAAAGTGCGCGAATGCAAAACAGGCGAGCCTAGGCGCGCCAAGCGGTCTGCTTCGGCGAGGGACATGCTCTTGAGTAATTTCGCATCGTTGATCTTATTCGGATCGGCGTTAAATACCCCTTCAACGTCGGTCCAAATGGTCACACGCTCAATGTCGGCAAGGCTGGCAATTAAGCTGGCGCTAAAGTCAGAGCCATTGCGACCCAATAGCAAGGTATCGCCACGCTCGTTGGCACAGATAAAACCTGTGATCACTAAACGCTCGTTAGGATGCGCGGCCAGTAAGGCTTGCACTTTGGCGCGGGATTCTTGCACACGAATTTGCGGTACGGCGGCCTCGTCGGCCACAAGAATCGAGCAGGCATCCACATGGCTTGCGGCCACGCCCGATTCACGCAGCAGCGCTGCCATCAGGCGCGCCGACCAACGCTCACCAAAGCTCACCACATGGTTAATTTGGTAATCATTACGGGAATCTAAAGATAACAGACTGATTAACTGAGCTTTATCCGTGGTTAAACGCTCACGCAGATCCCGCGCTTGCTCATTGGATAACAGCTGCTCAATCAAGCCTTGCTGATAGCTGATAAGAACTTGCAACTCTTCTTGCCATAATTGGTTGCTATCGCGCAGGGACAATAATTTATATAAAAAGTTAGTGGTTTTACCCGCAGCAGACACCACCACCAGATCATCACTATGACCATGGGTTAACAGAATATGGGCGACTCGGCGATAACAATCGGCATCGGCTAAGCTGGAACCACCAAATTTATGTAAGTGACAACGTGCCATCTCGAATTCCTCTACTGACAAGCCGCAACGGCGGCCAATCCTGCTTGAATATCTGCAACTAAGTCGTCGGCATCTTCAATACCAACCGACAAACGTAATAGGGTGTCTTTAATGCCAGCTTCATAACGCGCTTGGGGCTCCATCGCCCTATGGGTCATAGTCGCGGGCACGGCCACGAGACTCTCAACGCCACCTAAGCTCTCGGCCACGCTGAATAAACTTAAGGCATCTAAAAAGGCGACCACTTCGGCTTCGCCGCCCTTAAGCTCAAAACTCAGCATAGCGCCAAAGCCTTTTTGCTGCTTGGCGGCAATGGCATGACCGGGGTGATCCGCAAGGCCTGGATAATACACTTTGCTCACCAAAGGGCTGCTCGTCAGCACGTCCAGAATACGCTGGGCATTGCTTTGGTGCTCGCGAATGCGTACGGCCAAGGTACGCAGACCGCGCAGGGTTTGATAACTGTCGAAGGCAGACCCAGTTAAGCCTAAGGTGTTTGACCACCAATGTAAGGTCTCACCGAGTTGAGGATCTTTGGCGATCACCGCGCCGCCCACCACATCGCTGTGACCATTAATGTACTTAGTGGTGGAGTGGATAACGATATCGGCACCGAGTAACAGCGGTTGCTGCAAAATGGGCGAGAGGAAAGTATTGTCCACCACCACTAAAGCACCTACGGCGTGGCTCGCCTTCGCGATAGCTTCGATATCGACGACTCGCAGCAGAGGGTTTGATGGAGTTTCAATCCACACCATCTTAGGTTGTTGGGCGATGGCTTGCTCGAGCGCTTGGGCGTCGGTTTGATCGACCACCAGCAGTTTAAATTGGCCCTTTTTAGCCAAGTTAGTGAATAAACGGTAAGAACCGCCGTAACAATCGTGGGGCACCACCAGTAAGTCATCGGGGCCGAGCAAGGTAGTCACTAAAGTAATGGCAGCCATGCCAGTGCAAGTCACCACACCGGTTGCGCCCTTTTCCAGTTTAGCTAAGGCATCACCTAAGATGCTGCGGGTAGGATTGCCGGAACGGCTGTAATCAAATTCGCGAGGATTTTTATGACCATCGAAGGCGTAATTAGTCGACAGGTAAATTGGCGGCACCACCGCGCCATACTGAGTATCACTTTCGATACCCTGACGCACTGCTAATGTGGCTAATTGACGTTCGGTCACTAATTTGCCTGCGGTCATCGGGAACTCCTAAGTTCGCAAAGAGATGTCTGGACGTCTAAATGTACCTAAGCCCAGTGGCATCGTCAATAGGCGTTAAGACGTTTAGACGTCTAAACATAAAGAAATCTGTTTGCAATCACTAAGAAATAGTAGCAATAATTTGACTGTTATCTGTAAGGGTTTAAAATCTGCCCCGAATTTAGCGTTATAACAGGTGAGTCAATGACTGAATGGAATGGGGAATACATCAGCCCCTATGCTGAACATGGCAAGAAGAATGAACAAGTAAAGAAAATTACTGTGTCTATTCCGCTCAAAGTGCTAAAAGTCCTCACGGATGAACGTACCCGTCGTCAGGTGAACAACCTGCGCCACGCCACCAATAGCGAACTCTTGTGTGAAGCATTTTTGCATGCCTACACCGGCCAGCCTCTGCCTGATGATGCCGATCTGTCGAAAGATAGCCCAGACAGCATTCCCGCCGAAGCGAAACGGTTGATGGACGAAATGGGGATCGAGTGGGAAGATATGGAGTAACGCTTAAGCGTCCAATATCCTACTTATCATTAGGGATCGTTAATACTCATCTTGCCTGATGGGTTAGAGTAACGATCCCTATTTTGTTTTGATGGAATCCTATGTTCTCCTTGATAGATCCACAAACGCTCGCCATGGCGTCTGTGATTGTGTTTTTAGGTGCCCTCACCCAGAGTCTGATAGGCTTTGGCCTTGCCGTGGTGGCGAGCCCGTTGCTGTATATTGTCGACCCCGAATTAGTGCCCGCCCCCGTGATTGTGATGGGGTTTTCCATCGCCCTACTCACCCTACTGCGTGAACGCGGCCATTTAGAATTCAATGGTTTGCAGTATGCGCTAATCGGTCGTGTACCCGGAGGTTTTATCGGTGCCAGCCTGCTACTGTTTGCGCCGCAGCCGATTCTTGGTCTAGCGATTGCTGGCATTGTGGCAGTCGCCGTGGTGCTGAGCCTGTATAAATTGACTCTCCCCGTGAACAAAGCAACCCTGTTTGGCGCGGGCGTGGTCTCGGGGATCTTTGGTAATATTGCCGCCATTGGTGGCCCACCGATGGCGATTTTGTTGGCGGGTAAGGATGCCTCCAAATTTCGCGCCGCACTGTCGGCCTTCTTTATCTTCAGCTCGACCATAGCCCTGGTCATTCTTGGGGTGACGGGCCTACTCGAAATCAAGCATTTGTGGTTATCACTCATGCTATTGCCCTCAGTGTTTTTAGGCTATTTAGTGGCGGGCAAACTGGTGGGGAGTGTGGATAAACATAAGACCAAGATGGCAACCTTAGCCCTATGCGCTATCAGTGCTTTAGTGCTCACGGTGAAATCAGTGATTGAGCTATTGCCGCAATAATTACCGCAATAATTACCGCAATGAAATCCTGCTAATCGCCCCCATAAAAAAAGCACCGTTAATCGGTGCTTTTTGCTTGCAAGGGATAAATGATTCACCCCATAGATATTGCCGTTAACCAAAACACTAACTTAGATAGCTTTGTCCCGCATACACAATAAAGTGTCTCAGTGCTAACACGCCGGTTAAGCTGGCGCAGGCCACCATGATCATCGCCCCCTTGCTGTGGCGCGTCGCGGTCGGCAACAGCATAAATAGCAGTGGGATACCAAAACCAATCCCGACCACGCCAATCCAGAATACGCTCGCCCACACGCCAGAGGTGAGTGATGCCAGCGCCGCAGCCGCCGCTCCGCCCTTAAAATACAAGGCGCAGAACAACATAAACAGGAACATGATTTCGATTGCCATCACTGGCAGCTCTAAGCCATGCATTTTGGCTAAGGTCTTGTCGTGGCTATCGGTCTTGAACATCACCAGCGCCAGCACCGCATTAGCCGCCGCGCCCGCCGATAAACCAGAGACTAAAAACAGCGCTGGCAGTACCGCAGTGTTCAACATCGGATAGGCATTCATGGCCGAAATTAAGAAGCCAGTATAAGCACCCACGCCAATCGCGAGAATAAACAGCAGCACTTCAATCAGCTTTCTAAAGGGCATCAGCAGCTTAGCGATAGGCACGAGGAAACCTAAGCCCCACTTTGGCAGCTCATCGCGCAACACAAGAATCGCGTAGGCAAATGCCAAGGGGGAGTAAGCCAGTAGTGCTAAGACACCAATCGCCATTACAGACTGGAAGTTATAGTTGATTAAAATCAGCCAGAAGTGGAAAGGCTTAGTTAAATCAAACACTAAACATGCCAAGCCTAGGCAAATGGCCACTGGGCCAATAATGGCTGCGGCCTTGAGAATACTCGTCTCCCCTTGCGCTTGCTCCTTATTAAACCAACGCAGGCCAATGCCAATCAGCAAACTTCCGGCGGATAAGCCCGCCATAAACAGATACACGGCGATGATCCAATGCCAAGTGACGGGATCATATTGCGCCATATCGCCCCAAGTATTGTTCATAATCAAATCCCCCCTCTTTTGGTAGGAACGCGATATACCCTAGGCTGAGTGCCTAAATGGGTCTTATCTTGGTAAGTGATCTTAGTGTTGAGTAGCATAGCCACCTCACTCTGTGGATCGTTGGCATCGCCAAAGACTAAGGCATCGGTCGGACACACAGTCACACAGGCAGGCTCTTCACCCCGGGCCAAACGCGTGTCCTTACAGAAGTTGCACTTGTCTGCCACTTTGGTTTCGGGATTCATAAAACGTACCTTGTAGGGACACGCCGCCACGCAGTACATACAACCCACACACTTATCGCCATGGATTGAGACAATGCCATCCTCACCCACATAGGCCGCGCCCGTTGGACAC encodes:
- the metJ gene encoding met regulon transcriptional regulator MetJ yields the protein MTEWNGEYISPYAEHGKKNEQVKKITVSIPLKVLKVLTDERTRRQVNNLRHATNSELLCEAFLHAYTGQPLPDDADLSKDSPDSIPAEAKRLMDEMGIEWEDME
- a CDS encoding 4Fe-4S dicluster domain-containing protein, which encodes MTKRYVMVHDENKCIGCQACNVACRSENGVPEGVTRLQVRVEGPFGEMPHLHFKYHRVSCQQCEDAPCVKVCPTGAAYVGEDGIVSIHGDKCVGCMYCVAACPYKVRFMNPETKVADKCNFCKDTRLARGEEPACVTVCPTDALVFGDANDPQSEVAMLLNTKITYQDKTHLGTQPRVYRVPTKRGGI
- the nrfD gene encoding NrfD/PsrC family molybdoenzyme membrane anchor subunit; amino-acid sequence: MNNTWGDMAQYDPVTWHWIIAVYLFMAGLSAGSLLIGIGLRWFNKEQAQGETSILKAAAIIGPVAICLGLACLVFDLTKPFHFWLILINYNFQSVMAIGVLALLAYSPLAFAYAILVLRDELPKWGLGFLVPIAKLLMPFRKLIEVLLFILAIGVGAYTGFLISAMNAYPMLNTAVLPALFLVSGLSAGAAANAVLALVMFKTDSHDKTLAKMHGLELPVMAIEIMFLFMLFCALYFKGGAAAAALASLTSGVWASVFWIGVVGIGFGIPLLFMLLPTATRHSKGAMIMVACASLTGVLALRHFIVYAGQSYLS
- the metB gene encoding cystathionine gamma-synthase, producing MTERQLATLAVRQGIESDTQYGAVVPPIYLSTNYAFDGHKNPREFDYSRSGNPTRSILGDALAKLEKGATGVVTCTGMAAITLVTTLLGPDDLLVVPHDCYGGSYRLFTNLAKKGQFKLLVVDQTDAQALEQAIAQQPKMVWIETPSNPLLRVVDIEAIAKASHAVGALVVVDNTFLSPILQQPLLLGADIVIHSTTKYINGHSDVVGGAVIAKDPQLGETLHWWSNTLGLTGSAFDSYQTLRGLRTLAVRIREHQSNAQRILDVLTSSPLVSKVYYPGLADHPGHAIAAKQQKGFGAMLSFELKGGEAEVVAFLDALSLFSVAESLGGVESLVAVPATMTHRAMEPQARYEAGIKDTLLRLSVGIEDADDLVADIQAGLAAVAACQ
- a CDS encoding sulfite exporter TauE/SafE family protein is translated as MFSLIDPQTLAMASVIVFLGALTQSLIGFGLAVVASPLLYIVDPELVPAPVIVMGFSIALLTLLRERGHLEFNGLQYALIGRVPGGFIGASLLLFAPQPILGLAIAGIVAVAVVLSLYKLTLPVNKATLFGAGVVSGIFGNIAAIGGPPMAILLAGKDASKFRAALSAFFIFSSTIALVILGVTGLLEIKHLWLSLMLLPSVFLGYLVAGKLVGSVDKHKTKMATLALCAISALVLTVKSVIELLPQ